The following are encoded together in the Geobacter sulfurreducens PCA genome:
- the scpB gene encoding SMC-Scp complex subunit ScpB yields the protein MHRLESLVESLLFVSETPLSLDRLCSLLEEFDRAAIREALDRLLERYGGEGRGIILAEVGGGFQFRTPAGNGDVIRRLTKARPARFSQSALETLAIIAYRQPVTRAEIEYLRGVDSGGVLKTLLEKKLIKILGKRDIPGKPLIYGTTREFLELFALKDLKSLPSLREIRELSETAVFEQQEELPLAAPPEEGREP from the coding sequence ATGCACCGGCTTGAGTCCCTTGTGGAAAGCCTGCTTTTCGTTTCAGAGACACCGTTGTCTCTGGATCGTCTCTGCTCATTGCTGGAGGAGTTCGACCGGGCCGCTATTCGCGAGGCTCTTGATCGCCTGCTGGAACGCTATGGCGGAGAGGGCCGGGGTATTATCCTGGCTGAGGTGGGGGGCGGATTCCAGTTCCGGACTCCCGCCGGCAACGGAGATGTGATCCGGCGGCTCACCAAGGCCCGGCCGGCCCGGTTCAGCCAGTCTGCTCTGGAGACACTGGCCATCATCGCCTACCGTCAGCCGGTCACCCGAGCCGAAATCGAGTACCTGCGCGGGGTTGATTCGGGCGGGGTGCTGAAGACCCTTCTGGAGAAGAAGCTCATCAAGATTCTCGGCAAGCGCGATATTCCAGGGAAACCTCTCATCTACGGCACCACCCGCGAATTTCTCGAACTGTTTGCCCTGAAGGACCTGAAGAGTCTGCCGTCACTCAGGGAGATCCGCGAGCTTTCCGAAACCGCGGTATTCGAGCAGCAGGAGGAACTGCCGCTGGCTGCTCCTCCGGAAGAGGGCAGAGAGCCGTAA
- a CDS encoding lytic transglycosylase domain-containing protein: MTKTLTIMLLAGAMICSAAVAPARADIYRYEDEEGVVHFTDAPTDKRFKVFMRDIKRDKKLRTTFRLANCARDPKEFEPIIDQCALEFGVDRSLVKAVIHAESGYNPNALSPKGASGLMQLMPKTAKDLKVANSFDPKDNIKGGVRYLRFLLDTFKGDVTLALAAYNAGMSRVAQYGGVPPYQETRTYIDRVLSYQKSYQTN, encoded by the coding sequence ATGACAAAGACGTTGACGATCATGTTGCTGGCAGGGGCGATGATCTGTTCTGCAGCAGTCGCGCCGGCCCGCGCCGACATCTACCGTTACGAGGATGAAGAGGGGGTCGTCCATTTTACCGACGCCCCCACCGATAAGCGCTTCAAGGTCTTCATGCGCGACATCAAGCGCGACAAGAAGCTCCGGACAACCTTTCGGCTGGCTAATTGCGCCCGCGATCCCAAGGAGTTCGAGCCGATTATCGATCAGTGCGCCCTTGAATTCGGTGTCGACCGTTCCCTGGTAAAAGCGGTTATTCACGCTGAATCGGGCTATAATCCCAATGCTTTGTCCCCCAAGGGGGCCAGCGGCCTGATGCAGCTGATGCCGAAAACAGCCAAGGACCTGAAGGTTGCCAACTCCTTTGACCCCAAGGATAACATCAAGGGGGGAGTGCGTTATCTCCGCTTCCTCCTTGATACATTCAAGGGGGATGTGACCCTGGCCCTAGCCGCTTACAATGCCGGCATGTCGAGGGTTGCCCAGTACGGAGGCGTCCCCCCGTACCAGGAAACCCGCACCTATATTGATCGGGTGCTCAGTTACCAGAAATCCTACCAGACGAATTGA
- the mutS gene encoding DNA mismatch repair protein MutS, which translates to MSELTPMMRQYLEIKADHPDAILFFRLGDFYEMFLDDAVKASRILDITLTSRNKGGDGADIPLCGVPFHSAAPYIAKLVEAGEKVAICEQVEDPKSVKGIVKREVVKVVTPGLVIDAESLSPKENNYLLSLFPGPDRWGVAYLDLSTGDFRVTETDSADAAWAEVACVNPREILMPLSFRDGGAGSERPDLAAGRMLSYVDEWVYDAEYAERMVRNHFGVASAEAAGCGSMDCGLRAVAAVLHYLQQTQKGDVRHISYLQAYRTQEFLVLDESSRRNLELNATIGDGKRRGSLLGLLDRTVTAMGGRKLKQWINYPLVSIEKINERLDAVEELVADAEFRQGVRAALDGVYDLERLNGRISLASASAKDLVALRASLVRLPSLIALLTPAASTLLARLRDGIDLLADVEELIGRGIVPDPPFVLREGGIIAQGYHSELDELRSISREGKGFIARLEAQEKARTGISSLKVRYNKVFGYYIEVTKSNLSAIPDDYIRRQTLANAERFITPELKEYEEKVLGAEDRIVELEYALFQDIRQRVAAQGERIARTADRLATLDVLAALADVAHDHRYVRPTVDEGDAIVVTGGRHPVVEALNRSERFVANDVQLDNGENQLVIITGPNMAGKSTFMRQVALIVLMAQTGSFVPADEASIGVVDRIFTRVGASDNLARGQSTFMVEMMETAAILRNATPRSLVVLDEIGRGTSTFDGVSIAWAVAEYLHDTERCAAKTLFATHYHELTELAVTRNRVKNCNVAVKEWNDQVIFLRKIVEGGASHSYGIQVARLAGLPQEVIERAKEILHNLEKGEYAEGGIPRIARGKRAGAPKPSPQLSLFDQGDDLLRRRIAGLNIAALTPLEALNILDELKRMV; encoded by the coding sequence ATGTCCGAACTTACTCCCATGATGCGCCAATATCTGGAGATCAAGGCTGATCATCCTGACGCGATCCTCTTTTTTCGTCTGGGCGATTTCTACGAAATGTTCCTTGACGATGCGGTCAAGGCATCGCGTATCCTTGACATCACCCTGACTTCGCGCAACAAGGGGGGCGACGGTGCCGACATTCCACTCTGCGGTGTCCCTTTTCATTCGGCGGCACCGTATATCGCCAAACTGGTCGAGGCGGGCGAGAAGGTCGCCATCTGCGAACAGGTCGAGGACCCAAAAAGCGTCAAGGGGATCGTCAAGCGGGAAGTGGTCAAGGTGGTTACCCCTGGCCTGGTGATTGACGCCGAAAGCCTTTCTCCCAAGGAGAATAATTATCTTCTGTCTCTTTTCCCCGGCCCGGACCGCTGGGGGGTTGCCTATCTCGATCTCTCCACAGGTGATTTCCGAGTAACCGAAACTGATTCAGCCGATGCCGCGTGGGCGGAGGTCGCCTGCGTCAACCCCCGTGAAATCCTGATGCCCCTTTCGTTCAGGGACGGGGGGGCGGGGAGTGAACGCCCGGACCTGGCGGCGGGGCGGATGCTCAGCTATGTTGATGAATGGGTGTACGACGCCGAGTATGCCGAACGCATGGTGCGTAATCATTTTGGTGTCGCCTCTGCGGAGGCGGCTGGGTGCGGCAGCATGGACTGCGGCCTCAGGGCCGTTGCCGCGGTGCTCCACTATCTGCAGCAGACCCAAAAGGGGGACGTTCGCCATATCAGCTACCTTCAGGCGTACCGTACCCAGGAGTTCCTGGTGCTGGACGAGTCTTCCCGGCGCAACCTGGAGCTGAACGCCACCATTGGCGATGGAAAGCGGCGCGGCTCTCTCCTTGGCTTGCTGGACCGGACCGTGACGGCAATGGGGGGGAGGAAGCTCAAACAGTGGATTAATTATCCGCTTGTATCCATAGAAAAAATAAACGAACGACTTGATGCGGTCGAGGAGCTGGTCGCTGATGCCGAGTTCAGGCAGGGGGTTCGGGCGGCCCTTGACGGCGTCTATGACCTGGAGCGGCTTAACGGCCGGATCAGCCTCGCTTCGGCTTCGGCCAAAGATCTGGTCGCCCTGCGCGCTTCCCTGGTACGGTTGCCGTCGCTCATTGCCCTTCTGACGCCGGCAGCCTCAACGCTCCTGGCCAGATTGCGCGACGGGATTGATCTCCTCGCGGACGTGGAGGAGCTGATCGGCCGTGGCATCGTGCCAGATCCTCCCTTTGTTCTCCGTGAAGGGGGGATCATCGCGCAAGGGTACCACTCCGAGCTTGACGAACTACGCAGCATCAGCCGGGAAGGGAAGGGGTTCATTGCCCGCCTTGAAGCCCAGGAAAAGGCGCGCACCGGTATTTCGTCGCTCAAGGTTCGCTACAATAAGGTGTTTGGTTATTACATCGAGGTGACCAAGTCGAACCTGTCAGCCATCCCGGACGACTACATCCGGCGCCAGACCCTGGCCAATGCCGAGCGTTTCATCACGCCTGAGCTGAAAGAGTACGAGGAAAAAGTGCTCGGGGCCGAAGACAGGATCGTTGAGCTGGAATACGCACTCTTCCAGGATATCCGCCAGCGGGTGGCGGCCCAGGGGGAGCGGATCGCCCGCACTGCGGACCGGCTTGCGACTCTGGACGTGCTGGCGGCCCTGGCCGACGTGGCCCACGACCATCGCTATGTCAGGCCGACGGTGGACGAAGGGGACGCCATCGTCGTCACCGGCGGCCGCCATCCCGTGGTGGAAGCCCTGAACCGGTCCGAGCGGTTTGTTGCCAATGATGTGCAGCTCGACAACGGTGAGAACCAGTTGGTCATCATCACTGGTCCCAACATGGCCGGTAAGTCGACCTTCATGCGACAGGTGGCCCTGATTGTTCTCATGGCCCAGACGGGGTCCTTCGTGCCTGCCGACGAAGCCAGCATCGGCGTGGTCGACCGCATCTTCACCCGGGTCGGCGCATCGGACAATCTGGCGCGGGGCCAGTCGACCTTCATGGTCGAGATGATGGAAACCGCGGCGATTCTGCGCAATGCAACGCCGCGCAGCTTGGTCGTGCTCGATGAGATCGGCCGGGGAACATCCACCTTCGATGGTGTTTCCATTGCCTGGGCCGTGGCCGAGTATCTGCACGACACGGAGCGGTGTGCGGCAAAGACCCTCTTTGCCACCCACTACCACGAACTGACCGAGCTTGCGGTGACACGCAACCGGGTCAAGAACTGTAATGTGGCGGTGAAGGAGTGGAACGATCAGGTAATCTTTCTCCGCAAGATCGTCGAGGGAGGGGCCTCCCACTCCTACGGTATTCAGGTGGCCCGCTTGGCCGGACTTCCGCAGGAGGTTATCGAGCGGGCCAAAGAGATTCTCCATAACCTCGAAAAGGGAGAGTATGCCGAAGGGGGCATACCGCGCATCGCCCGGGGGAAAAGGGCCGGAGCGCCGAAGCCGTCGCCGCAGCTGTCCCTCTTCGACCAGGGGGACGACCTGCTGCGTCGCCGGATTGCTGGTTTGAATATTGCAGCTCTCACCCCCCTTGAAGCGCTCAATATCCTGGACGAATTGAAAAGGATGGTCTGA
- a CDS encoding segregation and condensation protein A — protein sequence MSEGETLTLGLEGAASPYTVRLEVFEGPLDLLLHLIKKNEVDIYDIPVSTITRQYLEYIRMMKELNLEVAGDFIVMASTLIQIKSRMLLPAPDEEPGAEDEEADPRAELVRRLLEYQRYKEAALTLSERELLGRDVHVRAAAGDEPEPAPEEEPVEVELFELIEAFRRVLDRVSQESFHEVGSESITIAERINDILTALEGKESLLFDDLFPEGSNRDFFVATFLAVLELCKLKMVRVVQASRYGSIWIAPAVSDSADAAGELTDAPA from the coding sequence ATGAGTGAAGGGGAAACCCTCACACTCGGCCTTGAAGGAGCCGCCTCGCCCTATACGGTCAGGCTCGAGGTGTTCGAAGGCCCCCTGGATCTACTCCTGCACCTCATCAAGAAGAACGAGGTGGATATCTACGATATCCCGGTATCCACCATCACGCGCCAGTACCTTGAGTACATACGCATGATGAAGGAGCTCAACCTGGAGGTGGCCGGCGATTTCATCGTCATGGCCTCCACCCTGATCCAGATCAAGTCGCGGATGCTCTTGCCGGCGCCCGACGAGGAGCCCGGCGCAGAGGATGAAGAGGCCGACCCGCGGGCGGAACTGGTGCGCAGGCTACTGGAATACCAGCGGTACAAGGAGGCCGCGCTCACCCTGTCCGAACGGGAGTTGCTCGGCCGCGACGTGCATGTGCGCGCCGCAGCGGGGGATGAGCCCGAACCGGCTCCCGAGGAGGAACCGGTAGAGGTGGAGCTGTTCGAATTGATCGAGGCTTTCCGGCGGGTTCTCGACCGGGTTTCCCAGGAGAGTTTTCATGAAGTGGGCTCCGAGTCGATTACCATTGCCGAGCGGATCAACGATATCCTCACCGCTCTGGAGGGAAAGGAGTCGCTCCTGTTCGACGATCTTTTCCCCGAGGGCTCCAACAGGGATTTTTTTGTTGCCACCTTTTTGGCCGTGCTTGAGCTGTGCAAGTTGAAGATGGTGCGGGTCGTTCAGGCGAGCCGCTACGGCTCCATCTGGATCGCGCCGGCAGTGTCGGATTCGGCGGATGCCGCCGGGGAGTTGACTGATGCACCGGCTTGA
- a CDS encoding site-2 protease family protein, with translation MENFFLKLSIMLVPALMAITCHEVSHGFIADRLGDRTARFMGRLTLNPLKHLDLFGTLMVFIVGIGWAKPVPVNFGNLRNPKRDMVWVAAAGPITNFTLAFLSAMAMRGLAAAGSMLPDSSPLQMALDPIVLMLAFSVYINLLLGIFNLIPVPPLDGGRVAVGLLPYRQAEALARFEPYGMIVIILLVFFTNIFEKVISPVVDLGISILAGPQSGLVYNVTHFLMR, from the coding sequence ATGGAAAACTTCTTTCTCAAGCTCTCCATCATGCTCGTGCCGGCCCTTATGGCAATCACCTGCCACGAAGTCTCCCACGGCTTCATTGCCGATCGCCTTGGCGACCGGACGGCCCGCTTCATGGGCCGGCTCACGCTGAATCCTCTCAAGCATCTGGACCTCTTCGGTACTCTCATGGTCTTCATTGTCGGCATCGGGTGGGCCAAGCCGGTTCCGGTCAATTTCGGCAACCTGCGTAATCCGAAGCGGGACATGGTCTGGGTTGCGGCCGCCGGGCCCATTACCAACTTCACGCTGGCCTTTCTGTCTGCCATGGCCATGCGCGGACTGGCCGCTGCAGGCAGCATGCTGCCGGATAGTTCGCCCCTTCAGATGGCCCTCGACCCGATCGTGCTGATGCTTGCCTTTTCGGTCTACATCAATCTGCTCCTGGGCATCTTCAATCTGATTCCGGTGCCTCCCCTGGACGGCGGCCGCGTGGCCGTGGGGCTTCTGCCCTACCGGCAGGCCGAGGCCTTGGCGCGGTTTGAGCCCTACGGCATGATCGTCATCATCCTGCTGGTTTTTTTCACCAATATATTCGAGAAAGTCATCTCCCCGGTGGTGGATTTGGGCATCAGCATCCTCGCCGGGCCCCAAAGCGGACTGGTGTACAATGTCACGCATTTTCTGATGAGATAA
- the nadB gene encoding L-aspartate oxidase: MKIQSDFLVIGSGIAGLAFALQAARHGTVAIVTKREVTESATNYAQGGIASVFSQDDTFDAHVEDTLVAGAGICHEDVVRMVVEEGPKVIRNLIEWGVQFTRSGEAFDLTREGGHSQRRILHADDVTGREIERALVAAARENPNIRIYEHHIAIDLITEAKVTRKRVAPNRCLGAHVLGIEDNVVRTFTAKITLLATGGAGKVYLYTCNPDVATGDGVAMAYRAGATIANMEFMQFHPTTLYHPHAKSFLISEAVRGEGAILRRRDGTAFMEKYHKLKDLAPRDIVARAIDNEMKTHGEDCVFLDITHKDPEYVRNRFPNIYQTCLEFGLDMTRDPLPVVPAAHYLCGGVAVDANGETDIRYLYAIGEAAFTGLHGANRLASNSLLEAAVYAGRAYQHAVEELRQNHFEFPVIPEWDSGTATDSDEMVVVSQNWDEIRRFMWNYVGIVRSDKRLERALRRIRLIQEEIEDYYWNFTVTSDLIELRNIATVAELIVKCALQRKESRGLHYTINYPERDDIHCRHDTFIKKQF; this comes from the coding sequence ATGAAGATCCAGAGCGATTTTCTGGTCATTGGCAGCGGAATCGCCGGCCTCGCCTTCGCGCTCCAGGCAGCGCGTCATGGAACCGTCGCAATAGTGACAAAACGCGAAGTAACCGAGTCGGCGACGAATTACGCCCAAGGTGGAATCGCATCGGTTTTTTCCCAAGACGATACTTTTGACGCTCACGTGGAAGACACCCTGGTCGCCGGCGCGGGTATCTGCCACGAAGACGTGGTCAGAATGGTGGTGGAGGAAGGCCCGAAGGTCATCAGGAACCTGATCGAATGGGGAGTGCAGTTTACCCGCAGCGGCGAGGCCTTCGACCTGACCCGCGAGGGCGGTCACAGCCAGCGGCGCATCCTGCACGCCGACGACGTCACCGGCCGCGAAATCGAGCGGGCGCTGGTGGCGGCGGCCCGGGAAAACCCCAACATCCGCATTTACGAACACCATATTGCCATCGACCTCATCACAGAGGCGAAAGTGACCCGCAAGCGGGTGGCCCCCAACCGCTGCCTCGGCGCTCATGTCCTCGGTATCGAAGACAATGTCGTGAGAACATTCACCGCCAAGATCACCCTGCTTGCCACCGGCGGGGCGGGCAAGGTCTATCTCTACACCTGCAATCCCGACGTGGCCACGGGCGATGGCGTCGCCATGGCCTACCGTGCCGGCGCCACCATCGCCAATATGGAGTTCATGCAGTTCCACCCCACCACCCTTTACCACCCCCATGCAAAATCCTTCCTCATATCCGAGGCGGTGCGTGGCGAAGGGGCGATTCTGCGGCGTCGCGACGGCACCGCGTTCATGGAAAAATATCACAAGCTCAAGGACCTGGCTCCTCGCGACATCGTGGCGCGGGCCATCGACAACGAGATGAAAACCCATGGGGAAGACTGCGTCTTCCTTGACATTACCCACAAGGACCCCGAGTACGTCAGAAATCGCTTCCCCAACATCTACCAGACCTGCCTTGAGTTTGGGCTCGACATGACCAGGGATCCGCTGCCGGTGGTTCCCGCAGCACACTATCTCTGCGGTGGGGTGGCCGTGGATGCCAACGGCGAAACCGATATCCGCTACCTTTATGCGATCGGCGAAGCCGCCTTCACCGGCCTGCACGGGGCAAACCGCCTGGCGAGCAACTCCCTGCTTGAGGCCGCGGTCTATGCCGGACGCGCCTATCAGCACGCAGTGGAGGAACTGCGGCAGAACCACTTCGAATTCCCGGTCATTCCCGAGTGGGATTCAGGCACTGCCACGGATAGCGACGAGATGGTGGTCGTCTCCCAGAACTGGGACGAAATACGGCGCTTTATGTGGAATTACGTGGGAATCGTCCGTTCCGACAAGCGGCTGGAGCGTGCCCTGCGGCGCATCCGCCTCATCCAGGAGGAAATCGAGGATTACTACTGGAACTTCACCGTAACTTCCGACCTGATCGAGCTGCGCAACATCGCCACCGTGGCCGAACTCATCGTCAAGTGCGCTCTCCAGCGCAAGGAATCCCGGGGACTCCACTACACCATCAACTACCCGGAACGCGACGACATCCACTGCAGACACGATACCTTCATCAAGAAGCAATTCTGA
- a CDS encoding chorismate mutase, with product MTIDQIRQEIDRLDSELLRIFNRRAGLALEIGAIKKDKGLPVYDPTREKKIFERMQRENTGPLDDGAIVRLFERVIDESRRLERIMTHRGESDGRKEPSCSSS from the coding sequence ATGACCATAGACCAGATACGCCAGGAAATCGACCGGCTGGACAGCGAACTGCTGCGGATCTTCAACCGTCGGGCAGGGCTTGCCCTGGAAATCGGTGCCATCAAGAAAGACAAGGGGTTGCCGGTCTATGACCCGACCCGGGAAAAAAAGATCTTCGAGCGGATGCAACGGGAAAACACCGGTCCCCTGGACGACGGAGCCATTGTGCGGCTTTTCGAACGGGTCATTGACGAATCGCGGCGACTGGAACGAATAATGACGCACCGCGGGGAATCCGACGGCAGGAAGGAGCCATCATGCTCATCATCATGA
- the trpS gene encoding tryptophan--tRNA ligase: MSNKRIVSGMRPTGKLHLGHFHGVLANWRELQEEYECFFFAADWHSLTTEYDNTGAILENIREMVLDWLAFGVDPAKSVIFRQSLVPQHAELNLILSMITPVSWLERNPTFKEMQDNLDAKDLSTFGFLGYPVLMAADIILYRAAKVPVGHDQLPHLEITREIARRFNYLYREVFPEPAALLTETPKVLGLDGRKMSKSYGNSIYLSETAEETSKKIMSMVTDTQRVRRSDPGEPDRCVAFNLHRLYVPDDERAEIVESCRGATIGCVDCKKILARHLVETLAPFRAKRVELAARPELVDEILAEGSDRAAREATVTMTDVRDAIRL; this comes from the coding sequence ATGAGCAACAAGCGGATAGTAAGCGGCATGAGACCCACCGGCAAGCTTCACCTCGGCCATTTCCACGGGGTGCTGGCAAACTGGCGTGAGCTTCAGGAGGAGTATGAATGTTTCTTCTTCGCCGCTGACTGGCATTCTCTCACCACCGAGTATGACAATACCGGCGCAATTCTCGAGAACATCCGCGAAATGGTTCTCGACTGGCTTGCCTTCGGGGTCGATCCGGCCAAAAGTGTCATATTCCGCCAGAGTCTCGTGCCCCAGCATGCGGAACTCAACCTGATTCTTTCCATGATTACGCCCGTGTCGTGGCTTGAGCGCAACCCGACCTTCAAGGAAATGCAGGACAACCTTGACGCCAAGGATCTTTCCACCTTCGGCTTCCTCGGCTATCCGGTCCTCATGGCGGCGGACATCATCCTCTACCGGGCGGCAAAGGTGCCGGTGGGACATGACCAGCTGCCCCACCTGGAGATAACCCGCGAGATCGCCCGCCGCTTCAACTACCTCTACCGTGAAGTTTTCCCCGAACCGGCGGCGCTCCTTACGGAGACCCCCAAGGTGCTCGGCCTCGACGGCCGAAAGATGAGCAAGTCGTACGGTAATTCCATCTATCTCTCCGAGACTGCCGAAGAGACGAGCAAAAAAATCATGTCCATGGTGACCGACACCCAGCGGGTCCGCCGCAGCGATCCGGGCGAGCCGGACCGGTGCGTGGCATTCAACCTACATCGTCTCTATGTTCCCGACGACGAACGGGCCGAGATCGTCGAGTCCTGCCGTGGCGCAACGATCGGTTGTGTGGACTGCAAGAAGATCCTTGCCCGCCATCTTGTGGAGACACTTGCGCCGTTCCGCGCCAAGCGCGTGGAACTTGCGGCCCGTCCGGAACTGGTGGACGAGATTCTGGCCGAGGGCAGCGATCGGGCGGCCCGCGAGGCAACCGTGACCATGACCGACGTGCGGGACGCCATCAGACTATGA
- the pgsA gene encoding CDP-diacylglycerol--glycerol-3-phosphate 3-phosphatidyltransferase: MAPESASTIWNVPNILTLVRIALIPVMAVLLLSPSKEAGFWAAAVFAIASVTDWLDGYLARKMEIVTVFGKFLDPIADKLMVMAALIMVLPFNRIPAWMVLVILGREIIITGLRGIASTEGIVIPASDLGKFKTIFQIVAILGILLHFDYHWFFGIDHPYLYVNMHNVGMFYLWIATIITIWSGVDYLVKFTKVIAR; encoded by the coding sequence ATGGCCCCCGAATCCGCCAGCACCATCTGGAACGTGCCCAATATCCTGACCCTTGTCCGAATTGCCCTGATTCCGGTCATGGCGGTACTGTTGCTTTCGCCCTCGAAAGAAGCGGGCTTCTGGGCAGCAGCGGTTTTCGCAATAGCCTCGGTCACCGACTGGCTGGACGGCTACCTGGCGCGCAAGATGGAGATCGTCACGGTGTTCGGCAAGTTTCTCGATCCCATTGCCGACAAGCTGATGGTGATGGCGGCACTGATCATGGTTCTTCCCTTCAACAGAATACCCGCCTGGATGGTGCTGGTCATCCTTGGCAGAGAAATCATCATTACGGGCCTGCGCGGCATCGCCTCCACCGAAGGGATCGTCATCCCGGCCAGTGATCTGGGTAAATTCAAGACCATCTTTCAGATCGTGGCCATCCTCGGCATCCTGCTCCACTTCGATTACCACTGGTTCTTCGGCATCGATCATCCCTATCTTTACGTAAATATGCATAACGTGGGGATGTTCTACCTCTGGATCGCCACCATCATTACCATCTGGTCCGGTGTCGACTACCTCGTCAAGTTCACCAAGGTTATTGCCCGCTAG
- the amrB gene encoding AmmeMemoRadiSam system protein B has protein sequence MVRQPAVAGQFYTDDPRRLREELGHLIRPVPAPRRVTGVIAPHAGYMYSGAIAGAVYGSIVIPRTVVILGPNHHGLGAAASLYPDGTWLSPLGEVPIEQRLSSLVLEHVPQAEPDVIAHRFEHSLEVQVPFLRYLNSDVAIVPMCLGGGGYGWCRQVGEGLARAIAAYGEEVLIVASSDMTHYESAESARLKDEAALSCVLALDAEGLLKVCRQRGITMCGVIPSTVMLVAARELGASRAELIRYGTSGDVTGDNRQVVAYAAVAVY, from the coding sequence ATGGTACGTCAACCAGCAGTGGCCGGACAGTTCTATACCGACGATCCCCGCAGGCTCAGGGAGGAGCTCGGCCACCTGATCCGGCCCGTGCCTGCCCCGCGCCGCGTAACCGGCGTCATCGCCCCCCACGCCGGCTATATGTATTCCGGCGCCATTGCCGGCGCCGTCTACGGTTCGATTGTCATCCCCCGCACCGTTGTCATCCTCGGACCCAACCATCATGGCCTTGGCGCTGCCGCCTCGCTCTACCCCGACGGAACATGGTTGTCGCCTCTGGGGGAGGTCCCGATCGAGCAGCGGCTTTCCTCGCTCGTTCTTGAACACGTGCCCCAGGCGGAACCCGATGTAATTGCCCACCGCTTCGAACATTCGCTGGAGGTGCAGGTGCCGTTCCTGCGCTATCTCAATAGTGATGTTGCCATTGTACCGATGTGTCTGGGTGGCGGCGGGTATGGCTGGTGTCGCCAGGTGGGGGAGGGGCTGGCCCGGGCAATTGCTGCCTATGGCGAGGAGGTCCTGATCGTGGCGAGCTCCGACATGACCCATTACGAGTCGGCGGAGAGTGCCCGGCTCAAGGATGAGGCCGCGCTTTCGTGTGTGCTGGCGCTGGACGCCGAAGGGTTGTTAAAGGTGTGCCGGCAACGGGGCATAACCATGTGCGGGGTGATCCCGTCGACGGTCATGCTGGTGGCGGCTCGGGAGCTCGGCGCGTCCCGGGCGGAACTGATCAGGTACGGAACCAGTGGCGATGTCACGGGGGACAACAGGCAGGTGGTTGCCTACGCGGCGGTTGCGGTCTATTAA